The following proteins are co-located in the Desulfurococcus amylolyticus Z-533 genome:
- a CDS encoding MoaD/ThiS family protein, with translation MKSLPSKGYRSDRIILVNGRHIQFIEELKLRDGDVIAIFPPIAGG, from the coding sequence ATGAAGTCTCTGCCGAGTAAGGGATATAGGAGTGATAGGATAATCCTCGTAAATGGTAGACACATACAGTTTATCGAGGAGTTAAAGCTTAGGGATGGAGATGTAATAGCTATATTCCCTCCAATAGCAGGTGGATAG
- a CDS encoding MoaD/ThiS family protein, with the protein MAKVKIRLFASLREKYGVSEIEVEVESDEFREAIEKAGEILGRDFIDEVSAE; encoded by the coding sequence TTGGCCAAGGTTAAAATACGCTTATTTGCTTCCCTTAGAGAGAAATATGGTGTAAGCGAGATAGAGGTTGAAGTAGAGAGTGATGAGTTTAGGGAAGCTATTGAGAAAGCTGGTGAAATCCTCGGCAGAGACTTCATTGATGAAGTCTCTGCCGAGTAA